DNA sequence from the Kazachstania africana CBS 2517 chromosome 4, complete genome genome:
catcttttcttcaacagaagagaaaaagttCAGTTTACGATCGAATTTTACAAGTTGGTGAAGGAACCTACGGGAAAGTTTATAAAgccaaaaataataattcaaatgaattagTTGCcctaaaaaaattgagattAAATAACGAGAGAGAGGGCTTCCCAATTACTTCAATCAGAGAGATAAAATTACTTCAATCATTTAACCACGATAATGTTTCTACGATTAGAGAAATTATGgtagaaaattcaaaagttgTTTACAtgatttttgaatatgCTGATAATGATTTGAGTGGGTTACTTTTGAATAAGtcaattgaaatatcaGATTCTCAAAAAAAGCACATTTTTAGACAATTATTGAGTGGGTTAAATTATCTGCATAAAAACAATGTAATTCACAGAGATATTAAAggttcaaatattttggtcAATAATAAGGgtaatttgaagataacgGATTTTGGATTAGCAAGGAAGATTCCATCAATTTCGAAAAATGACCAGAATGATTACACAAATAGAGTTATTACATTATGGTATAGACCTCCAGAACTTTTGCTTGGGACCACTAACTATAGCTATGAAGTTGATATGTGGGGATGTGGATGTCTATTGATGGAATTGTATAATTCAACAGCAATCTTTCAAGGTTCCAgtgaaattgaacaaatcgtatctattttcaaaatactGGGCATGCCTACTTTAGAGAATCTCCCGAATTTATTCAAGATGCCGTGGTTTTTCATGGTGATGCCTTTGATCAAAGAGCAATACACCAATAGCTTCCGTGCTAAGTTCAGGGACTTACTTCCCAGTGAAGAATGTTTCGATTTAGCAAGAGGGCTACTTTTATACGACCAATCTAAAAGATTAACAGCTGAAGAAGCTTTAAAAAGCGCATATTTTACTGAAGATCCGAAACCAGAACCATTGATATTGGAAAACAACGACGAATCATCAGGTGGATGTCATGAGTTCGAAGTTAAATTAGCCAGAAAACAGCAAAAAGAAAGGGAAAGACAGAGGGAAAAGGGAAGAATGAGCAGTAAGAGTACTTCATAGgttatttatataaactCTTacacacatatatatatacattaACACCCACTGATATATTTGTaccattaaaaaaattatttctcCTTATAAATTTCGTTCTCCAGCCAACGGTTTGATGCCACAAACCAAGATGCATTTATTTTACCCAATTGCCCCACTATATTCTTATTGCACTGAGATGATAGAACACTCATCTCGTCTTTCGTCGTTTGTAGGTTAGTTTGTAGTTGCTGTAATTGTTGTGCTAGGTATGCATATTGTCTTTTCTTAGAATTGTTCATCTTGTGTTATCAATCCACGTGGTCGATGTTCTCTTTCACTACTTGATCGAGATttgttttcattatttttctcttcttttatATACATGGCGTttacaaattgaaatatttcaatgcAGAATCAATAGAATTCATAATGTATCGTCAAACACATAAAGCAATTGACAACGGTCAGCGCATTCAACAGTGCATTCAACActgatattgaaatctttttttttttggattatctatatatacatgAAATAAGATGAGTAGTTTATGTACAGGAAAACAGCAAAGTCTTAGAAGAACTGCggattttttcttgccGACACTTTGGTCCATTTGGGAACTTTGTGGATGCCCTTTCTATAACCTTTTGCCTTCTTATCGAAGACCGTATATTTATCCTTCGATGACATCTGCTTTTCCTGAGGAAAGAACGAAGGTTTACTATATAATCTCATCAGTTTGCTTCTAGGTTTGAGTATCTTCTTCTCATTCAAAGAGTCTTGGAATGACATACCTTTCTCTTCGCATCTCATCACATGTAGACccaatttcaattgctGAACGACATCATCAACATTTTTTAGTCTTCCTCTTTGTCTTGCCTTTTGCATCGAAGACATCCTCCATGGTATCTTCCAAAGTAAGCCACCCAACACTGCACTTGTAGGTTTAAAAGGGCCAAACATTATCCATAGCCAGATTCCTGATATATACGGACAGAATCTCTTAATGTATTTCTCTATATCTTTGCTCTAAAACGATTTTATAAAAGGATCC
Encoded proteins:
- the MRPL31 gene encoding mitochondrial 54S ribosomal protein mL60 (similar to Saccharomyces cerevisiae MRPL31 (YKL138C); ancestral locus Anc_2.428), whose product is MFGPFKPTSAVLGGLLWKIPWRMSSMQKARQRGRLKNVDDVVQQLKLGLHVMRCEEKGMSFQDSLNEKKILKPRSKLMRLYSKPSFFPQEKQMSSKDKYTVFDKKAKGYRKGIHKVPKWTKVSARKNPQFF
- the HSK3 gene encoding Hsk3p (similar to Saccharomyces cerevisiae HSK3 (YKL138C-A); ancestral locus Anc_2.426), whose translation is MNNSKKRQYAYLAQQLQQLQTNLQTTKDEMSVLSSQCNKNIVGQLGKINASWFVASNRWLENEIYKEK
- the CTK1 gene encoding cyclin-dependent serine/threonine protein kinase CTK1 (similar to Saccharomyces cerevisiae CTK1 (YKL139W); ancestral locus Anc_2.425); this encodes MAGANELAKRIRSNDAYDNEKPVNNNNKRAYQASRYNGSHSINNGGANHNKRTRSRYEGSTPSSRYNSNTNTNINTNKSSSNNNNIKANNPMISQQRFDRLLPKGPKASRYEKKSLPSAPRPKIPKKDAIIPSFLQQKRKSSVYDRILQVGEGTYGKVYKAKNNNSNELVALKKLRLNNEREGFPITSIREIKLLQSFNHDNVSTIREIMVENSKVVYMIFEYADNDLSGLLLNKSIEISDSQKKHIFRQLLSGLNYLHKNNVIHRDIKGSNILVNNKGNLKITDFGLARKIPSISKNDQNDYTNRVITLWYRPPELLLGTTNYSYEVDMWGCGCLLMELYNSTAIFQGSSEIEQIVSIFKILGMPTLENLPNLFKMPWFFMVMPLIKEQYTNSFRAKFRDLLPSEECFDLARGLLLYDQSKRLTAEEALKSAYFTEDPKPEPLILENNDESSGGCHEFEVKLARKQQKERERQREKGRMSSKSTS